A region of the Streptomyces sp. NBC_00442 genome:
GCCGACGGCTCTGTCGTGCGGGCGGGTTGAACCGACGGCGGGCGCAGGCCGTGGCTTCGGGGCGTGGAGCGCCACAGTTGGCGGCAGGCGAGGAAGGATGCCGCGACCAGGAGGCCGTTGCGGGTGGTGAGGAGGAGCAGGCCGAGCCAGTCGCCGGACACCACGTGCGAGAACCAGATCGGGAACTCCAGGAACGTCACGGCCGTCGCGGCCAGGACCAGCTGGGCGGGCCGGGTCATGGGGCTGCGGCGGAAGGCGAGGCACACCGCGGCGAGGCCGACCAGCCACAGGAGGTACTGGGGGCTGATGACCCGGCTCGTGGTGGTGAAGAGCAGCACCGCGGTGAACGCCGCGTCCGCGAGCGTGCTCGGACGCGCGGGGCCCCGGGCCCGCAGGCGCCACACCAGCAGCCAGCCGAACGCGAGCACGCTCAGCGCCATCGCGAGGGCGGACACCAGCGGCACGTAGGGGCCGAGGAACTCCACCGAGCCGTAGTTCAGCTGCACCCGGCCCCGCCAGCCGAAGTGCCGGGCCACCTGGAAGACCAGCGCGCCGAGCGACTCGACCTCCGTACCGCGCTCGCGCTGGAAGGTGAGGAAGGCCAGCGCGCCCGGCGCCGCCGCCACGCAGGCCACCAGCAGGGCGGCCGCCGTGACGACGGAGGTCGCCCAGGCCCGGCGCGGCGCGCGGACAAGCAGCAGCACCGGCCACACCTTGAGCAGCGCGCCGACGGCGGCCAGCGCGCCCAGGATCCGTGGATGGCGGATCCCCGCGAGCAGTGCCGCGACCGCGACGGCCGTCACCATCAGGTCGTACCGGGCGTACGCGGTGGGCCCGAGCAGGGGCACGCCGAGCGTCCACACCCAGGCCCCGTTCAGGGACTTGCCGGGCCGGCCCGCCGCGTACATCAGGAGGGCGAAGACCAGCGCGTCCGCGAGGAAAGCGAGGACGAAGAACGCCGACGCGTACGGCAGGAACGGCAGCGCCGCGGGGGAGAGGATCGCGAGGGCGGCGAGCGGCGGGTACTGCCAGGTCACGTCGTCCAGCGGATACGTGCCGGTGCCGAGCACCTGCGCCCAGCCCTGGTAGATGACGTGGACGTCGCTGGTGACGTCGGGGCCGGGCGGTGCCAGCACCCCGAAGACGCAGAGCAGCAGCGGATAGCGGGTCGCGGCCCAGGTGACCGGCACCGCCAGGGTGCGCCGGGGGATGCTCATGATGTCCGTCTCGTCCTCATATCGGGGCCCGGAGGCAGCCATGATGCCGGGTGCGCGGACACCTCGGCCGTCAGGCGCGGCCGGGCGCCCTCCGGTTCAACGGCGCCGCCCCGCGAGCGGCCCTTCGGCTCCGCGCCCCCGGTTCGGTACTGTCGGCGGCGATGCACAAGACCTTGATCGTGACCAATGACTTTCCGCCGCGTCCCGGCGGGATCCAGGCGTTCCTGCACAACATGGCGCTGCGCCTCGACCCCGAACGGATCGTCGTCTACGCCTCGACGTGGAAGCGGAGTAGGGAAGGCGTCGAGGCGACCGCCGCGTTCGACGCCGAACAGCCGTTCACCGTCGTACGGGACCGCACGACGATGCTGCTGCCGACGCCCCGGGTCACCCGGCGTGCGGTCGCCCTGCTGCGCGAACACGGCTGCTCGTCGGTGTGGTTCGGGGCGGCCGCGCCGCTCGGTCTGATGGGGCCCGCGCTGCGCAGGGCCGGAGCCGAACGCCTGGTGGCGACCACACACGGGCACGAGGCGGGCTGGGCCCAACTGCCCGGTGCGCGAAGCCTGTTGAGACGGATCGGCGAGGGTACGGACACGATCACCTATCTCGGCGAGTACACCCGCTCGCGGATCGCCGGCGCGCTGACCGAGCAGGCCGCGGCCCGCATGGTCCAACTCCCGCCCGGCGTCGACGAGAAGACCTTCCACCCCGGCTCGGGGGGCGACGCGGTGCGCGCGCGGCTCGGGCTCGCGGACCGGCCGGTCGTGGTCTGCGTCTCGCGCCTCGTGCCGCGCAAGGGTCAGGACACGCTGATCCGCGCCATGCCGGCGATCCTCGCGCAGGTGCCGGACGCGGTGCTGCTCGTGGTGGGAGGCGGACCGTACGAGGCCGACCTGCGCAAACTCGCGCTCGACACCGGGGTCTCGTCCTCGGTCCGCTTCACCGGCGCGGTGCCGTGGGCGGAGCTGCCCGCGCACTACGGCGCCGGTGACGTCTTCGCCATGCCGTGCCGCACCCGGCGCGGCGGGCTCGACGTCGAGGGCCTCGGCATCGTGTACCTGGAGGCATCCGCGACCGGCCTGCCCGTCATCGCGGGCGACTCGGGCGGGGCGCCGGACGCGGTGCTCGACGGAGAGACGGGGTGGGTGGTTCCGGGCGACTCCGCCGGGGCCGCGGCGGAGCGCGTCGTGACCCTGCTCCAGGATTCCGATCTGCGGCGGCGCATGGGGGAGCGGGGGCGGGCCTGGGTCGAGGAGAAGTGGCGCTGGGACCTCCTGGCGGAGAAGCTACGGGGCTTGCTGTAGCCCCGCCCGGGGGCGGCCCGGCCCGGGGGTGACCCGGCCCAGGGGGTGACCCGGCCTAGGGGGTGCCCCGCCCAGGGGGTGCCCCGCGCCCCTGCAACCCGCTTTCGTCCGCGGGCCGTGGGCGGTTGCTCGCGCAGTTCCCCGCGCCCCTGGTAGGACGCTCGGCGCCGAGGGGTCGCGCCCGCCGCGGCGGAGCCGCGCAAGGTCACAGCCCCGCGTCCCTGGTAGGGCGCTCGGCGCCGAGGGGTCGCGCCCGCCGCGGCGGAGCCGCGCAAGGTCACAGCCCCGCGTCCCTGGTAGGGCGCTCGGCGCCGAGGGGTCGCGCCCGCCGCGGCGGAGCCGCGCAAGGTCACAGCCCCGCGCCCCCCCCCGGACCCCGGCGGGGGCTTCGCCCCCGGACCCCGGTTCGTTTTCGTCCGCGGGCCGTGCGTGGCTGGTCGCGCAGTTCCCCGCGCCCCTTACGGGGCTTGGCAGAGGCATCCTCAGCCCGTTATGGGGGTCCCCCCTGGCCCTTGAGGCCTTGGGGGAGATTGAGGGCGAGCGCCCCTAAGGCGCGAACGGGGTCCGGGGCAGAGCCCCAGGGGGCCGCACCCTCAGGGCGTGTAGATCGCCTCGATCTCGTTCGCGAAATCCTTCGCCACGACATTCCGCTTGAGCTTCAGCGAAGGCGTGATGTGCCCCGCCTCCTCCGTGAACTGCGCCCCCAGGATGCGGAACTTGCGTACCGACTCCGCCTTGGAGACCGCCGCGTTCCCGTCGTCCACCGCCCGCTGCACCTCCGCGAGGAGCTCCGCGTCGTCGCGCAGCGAGATCGCCGTGGACCCCACGGGCTTGCCGTTCTCCTCGGCCCAGCGGGCCAGGAACTCCTCGTCGAGGGTGATGAGCGCGCCGATGAACGGCCGCCCGTCGCCGACCACCATGCACTCCGCGACCAGCGCATGCGCACGGATGCGGTCCTCGATCACCGCCGGGGCGACGTTCTTGCCGCCCGCCGTCACGATGATCTCCTTCTTGCGGCCGGTGATCGCGAGGTAGCCGTCCTCGTCGAGGGTGCCGATGTCCCCGGTGTGGAACCAGCCGTCGGCCAGCGCGACCGCGGTCGCCGCCTCGTTGTTCCAGTACCCCTGGAACAGGTGCTCGCCGTGCAGCAGCACCTCCCCGTCGTCCGCGATCCGTACCACCGAGCCCGGCAGCGGCTGCCCGACCGTGCCGATCTTCGGCCGGTCCCACGGGTTGAACGCGGTCGCCGCGCACGACTCGGTGAGACCGTAGCCCTCAAGGACCGTGAAGCCGATGCCGCGGAAGAAGTGGCCGAGCCGCTCGCCCAGCGGCGCACCGCCGGAGATCGCGTACTCGCCGCGCCCGCCGAGCACCGCCCGCAGCTTGCTGTAGACGAGCTTGTCGAAGACCTTGTGCTTGATCCGCAGGCCCACGGACGGGCCCGCGTCCGTGCTGAGCGCCGTGCTGTAGGCGATCGCGGTGTTCGCGGCCTTGTCGAAGATCGCGCCCTTGCCGTCGGCCTGCGCCTTGGCGCGCGCCGAGTTGTACACCTTCTCGAAGACGCGCGGCACTCCGAGGATCAACGTCGGCCGGAACGAGGCGAGTTCGTCGGTGAGGTTCTTGATGTCGGGGACGCAGCCGAGCTTGATCGGCGCCATCACCGAGGCCACCTCGACCAGCCGCCCGAAGACGTGGGCCGCCGGCAGGAAGAGCAGCACCGAGCACTCGCCGGTGCGGAACAGGGGCTTGAGCCGCTCCACCACGTTGCCGCACTCCGCGAAGAACGCGCGGTGGGTCAGCACACAGCCCTTGGGGCGGCCGGTGGTGCCCGAGGTGTAGACGATCGTCGCCGGGTCGTCGGCGTGGGCCGAGGACATCCGCTGGTCGAGCAGGTCGTCGGAGACGTCCGCGCCCATCGCGGTGAGCCGCTCCACGGCCGCCGCCTCGACCTCCCAGACGCTCTTGAGGGCGGGGAGCCCGGCCTGGACCGAGGACACCGAGGCGTGGTGCGCCGCGGACTCGACGATGGCGAGCGTCGCGCCCGAGTCGCCGAGGATCCACTGGATCTGCTCGGGCGAGCTGGTCTCGTACACCGGCACGGTGACCGCGCCCGCGCTCCAGATCGCGAAGTCGAGCAGCACCCACTCGTAGCGCGTGCGCGAGAGCAGGGCGACCCGGTCGCCCGCCTCGACGCCCGCGGCGATCAGGCCCTTGGCGACGGCGCGCACCTCGGCGAGGAACTGGCGGGCGGTGACATCGGCCCAGGGACCCGCGATCTTGCGGCCCATCACCGCGACATCGGGGTGCTGCGTGGCATTGCGGCGGATCAGATCCGTCAGGTTGCCGTCCGAAGGGACCTCGTACAGGGCCGGAAGGCTGAACTCGCGCAAGACTGCTGCTCCTCATCGGGCGCCGGCGCCACGGCTCTGTGTGATGCACCGGCTGCGGTCCAAGATCGGGCAGGTGCCCGGCGGATCCGTGGGGGGCGGAACTCTCCGAGCACGACTGGACTGCCCGGACGTTACCCATGGGTAGTGGGTTCCCGATAGGGGGTTCTGGCCAGATGTTCGGTGCGTCACACAACTTTGACTCTGCTTCGCGCACAGTAGTCCACACCTTTGACCACTCGGAAGTAACCGCAGGTCCGACGGCCTAAGGTGGCTCGCATGCGAGTTCATGTGGTCAGTGACGTGCACGGAAACGCCGAAGGTCTGGCACGGGCGGGCCAGGGCGCGGACGCGCTGGTCTGCCTGGGTGACCTGGTCCTCTTCCTCGACTACGCCGACCACGCGCGCGGCATCTTCCCCGACCTCTTCGGCGTCGAGAACGCCCACCGGATCGTCGCCCTGCGCACCGCCCGGCGCTTCGACGAGGCCCGTGAGCTGGGGCGTTCGCTGTGGGCCGGCCTCGACCGCGAGGCCGCGATCGAGGCCGCGGTCCGACGCCAGTACGCCGAGCTGTTCGCCGCCTTCCCCACCCCGACGTACGCCACGTACGGCAACGTCGACATACCGGACCTCTGGCCGCAGTACGCGGGGCCGGGCACCACCGTCCTGGACGGCCAGCGCGTCGAGCTGGCCGGGCGTGTCTTCGGCTTCGTCGGCGGCGGCCTGCCCACCCCGATGCGCACCCCGTACGAGATCTCCGAGGAGGAGTACGCCGCCAAGGTCGAGGCGCTCGGCGAGGTCGACGTGCTCTGCTCGCACATCCCGCCCGAGGTCCCCGAGCTCGTGTACGACACCGTGGCCCGCCGCTTCGAGCGCGGTTCGCGCGCCCTGCTCGCCGCGATCAGGAAGACCCGGCCCCGCTACTCCCTGTTCGGCCACGTCCACCAGCCGCTGGCCCGCCGCATGCGGATCGGCCGCACCGAATGCGTGAACGTCGGCCACTTCGCCGCCACCTCACGGCCGTTCGCCCTGGAGTGGTGAGCCGCCCCCCCGCCCGTCGCCCGCCCGTGGCGATCCGGCCACCTCCCGTCCCTCGCCCGCGCGGGGTGGCCCGGCCACTGGACCGGCCACCGGCCCGTACGCGATAGCCTGCACACACCTCCCCACCGCCGCAGGCCCCGCCGGGCGGGGGAGACCCAGACCCACCGGACCGCGCACTGGAGGAGCCACGACGATGGCGGAACACACCAGCTCGTCTATCACCATCGAGGCGGCCCCCGCCGACGTCATGGGAGTGATCGCGGACTTCGCCCGCTACCCGGAGTGGACCGGTGAGGTGAAGGAGGCCGAGGTGCTCTCCACCGACGCCCGGGGCCACGCCGAGAAGGTGCGCCTGCTGCTCGACGCGGGAGCCATCAAGGACGACCACACCCTCGCCTACACCTGGCAGGGCGACACGGTCAGCTGGACGCTGGTCAAGTCCCAGATGCTGCGCACCCTCGACGGCTCGTACACCCTCGCCGACGCCCCCGGCGGGCAGACCGAGGTCACCTACCGGCTGACCGTCGACGTCAAGATCCCGATGCTCGGCATGATCAAGCGCAAGGCCGAGAAGGTCATCATCGACCGCGCGCTCGCCGGCCTGAAGAAGCGCGTCGAGAGCGGGCCGGGCGAGGCGGCGGCCGGTTCCGCCGACGGGGCCGAGAAGCTCTAGACGTGCGTACGGTCCTGGTCACCGGCCCCGGCGGCGCGGGCCGCACCACCGTCGCGGCGGCGACCGCACGCGCCGCCGCCCGCCGCGGCGCCCGGGTCACCCTGCTGACCTCGGACCGGCTGCCCGGTGACCTCGCCGGGGTCACCGTGCGGCGCATCGACGCGGCGGCCCACTTCCGCGCCGAACTCCTCGCCTTCCAGGACCGCGCGGGCGCCGCCCTCGACCTGCTGGGCGCCTCCCGCCT
Encoded here:
- a CDS encoding glycosyltransferase family 87 protein; amino-acid sequence: MSIPRRTLAVPVTWAATRYPLLLCVFGVLAPPGPDVTSDVHVIYQGWAQVLGTGTYPLDDVTWQYPPLAALAILSPAALPFLPYASAFFVLAFLADALVFALLMYAAGRPGKSLNGAWVWTLGVPLLGPTAYARYDLMVTAVAVAALLAGIRHPRILGALAAVGALLKVWPVLLLVRAPRRAWATSVVTAAALLVACVAAAPGALAFLTFQRERGTEVESLGALVFQVARHFGWRGRVQLNYGSVEFLGPYVPLVSALAMALSVLAFGWLLVWRLRARGPARPSTLADAAFTAVLLFTTTSRVISPQYLLWLVGLAAVCLAFRRSPMTRPAQLVLAATAVTFLEFPIWFSHVVSGDWLGLLLLTTRNGLLVAASFLACRQLWRSTPRSHGLRPPSVQPARTTEPSASR
- a CDS encoding glycosyltransferase family 4 protein, which gives rise to MHKTLIVTNDFPPRPGGIQAFLHNMALRLDPERIVVYASTWKRSREGVEATAAFDAEQPFTVVRDRTTMLLPTPRVTRRAVALLREHGCSSVWFGAAAPLGLMGPALRRAGAERLVATTHGHEAGWAQLPGARSLLRRIGEGTDTITYLGEYTRSRIAGALTEQAAARMVQLPPGVDEKTFHPGSGGDAVRARLGLADRPVVVCVSRLVPRKGQDTLIRAMPAILAQVPDAVLLVVGGGPYEADLRKLALDTGVSSSVRFTGAVPWAELPAHYGAGDVFAMPCRTRRGGLDVEGLGIVYLEASATGLPVIAGDSGGAPDAVLDGETGWVVPGDSAGAAAERVVTLLQDSDLRRRMGERGRAWVEEKWRWDLLAEKLRGLL
- a CDS encoding metallophosphoesterase family protein encodes the protein MRVHVVSDVHGNAEGLARAGQGADALVCLGDLVLFLDYADHARGIFPDLFGVENAHRIVALRTARRFDEARELGRSLWAGLDREAAIEAAVRRQYAELFAAFPTPTYATYGNVDIPDLWPQYAGPGTTVLDGQRVELAGRVFGFVGGGLPTPMRTPYEISEEEYAAKVEALGEVDVLCSHIPPEVPELVYDTVARRFERGSRALLAAIRKTRPRYSLFGHVHQPLARRMRIGRTECVNVGHFAATSRPFALEW
- a CDS encoding SRPBCC family protein; this translates as MAEHTSSSITIEAAPADVMGVIADFARYPEWTGEVKEAEVLSTDARGHAEKVRLLLDAGAIKDDHTLAYTWQGDTVSWTLVKSQMLRTLDGSYTLADAPGGQTEVTYRLTVDVKIPMLGMIKRKAEKVIIDRALAGLKKRVESGPGEAAAGSADGAEKL
- a CDS encoding AMP-dependent synthetase/ligase yields the protein MREFSLPALYEVPSDGNLTDLIRRNATQHPDVAVMGRKIAGPWADVTARQFLAEVRAVAKGLIAAGVEAGDRVALLSRTRYEWVLLDFAIWSAGAVTVPVYETSSPEQIQWILGDSGATLAIVESAAHHASVSSVQAGLPALKSVWEVEAAAVERLTAMGADVSDDLLDQRMSSAHADDPATIVYTSGTTGRPKGCVLTHRAFFAECGNVVERLKPLFRTGECSVLLFLPAAHVFGRLVEVASVMAPIKLGCVPDIKNLTDELASFRPTLILGVPRVFEKVYNSARAKAQADGKGAIFDKAANTAIAYSTALSTDAGPSVGLRIKHKVFDKLVYSKLRAVLGGRGEYAISGGAPLGERLGHFFRGIGFTVLEGYGLTESCAATAFNPWDRPKIGTVGQPLPGSVVRIADDGEVLLHGEHLFQGYWNNEAATAVALADGWFHTGDIGTLDEDGYLAITGRKKEIIVTAGGKNVAPAVIEDRIRAHALVAECMVVGDGRPFIGALITLDEEFLARWAEENGKPVGSTAISLRDDAELLAEVQRAVDDGNAAVSKAESVRKFRILGAQFTEEAGHITPSLKLKRNVVAKDFANEIEAIYTP